The following are encoded in a window of Streptomyces griseiscabiei genomic DNA:
- a CDS encoding glycoside hydrolase family 43 protein, with translation MSREHERPDPPNRRLLLKGALAAGALTAIPATAAHAAGSRPPFVNPLVRNRADPHINRHTDGFYYFTATAPEYDRIILRRSRTLRGLSTAAESVIWRKHATGVMGAHIWAPEIHRIDGKWYIYFASAPAEDIWAIRIWVLENSHRDPFKGTWVERGQLKTAWETFSLDATTFTHRGSRYLAWAQHEPGMNNNTAVWLSRMADPLTLTGPQVRLTTPELDWEVIGFKVNEGPSVIKRDGRLFMTYSASATDFNYCMGLLTIDADADLMDPANWSKSPTPVFTSNDTTQQYGPGHNSFTVAEDGCTDVLVYHARQYKDIVGDPLNDPNRHTRIQRLGWKPDGTPDFGVPVADTPAPNAPSTSNTR, from the coding sequence ATGAGCCGCGAGCACGAACGCCCCGACCCCCCGAACCGACGGCTGCTCCTGAAGGGCGCCCTGGCCGCCGGCGCCCTCACGGCGATCCCCGCGACCGCCGCGCACGCCGCCGGTTCCCGGCCGCCCTTCGTCAACCCGCTGGTCCGCAACCGCGCCGACCCCCACATCAACCGGCACACCGACGGCTTCTACTACTTCACGGCGACCGCGCCCGAGTACGACCGGATCATCCTGCGCCGGTCCCGCACCCTGCGCGGGCTGTCGACGGCCGCCGAGTCCGTGATCTGGCGCAAGCACGCCACGGGCGTGATGGGCGCGCACATCTGGGCGCCCGAGATCCACCGCATCGACGGCAAGTGGTACATCTACTTCGCCTCCGCGCCCGCCGAGGACATCTGGGCGATCCGGATCTGGGTCCTGGAGAACTCCCACCGCGACCCGTTCAAGGGCACCTGGGTCGAGCGCGGCCAGCTGAAGACGGCCTGGGAGACCTTCTCCCTGGACGCCACCACCTTCACCCACCGGGGCTCCCGCTATCTCGCCTGGGCCCAGCACGAGCCCGGGATGAACAACAACACCGCCGTCTGGCTCTCGAGGATGGCCGACCCGCTGACCCTGACGGGTCCTCAAGTACGGCTTACAACACCGGAGTTGGACTGGGAGGTCATCGGCTTCAAGGTCAACGAGGGGCCGTCGGTCATCAAGCGCGACGGCCGGCTCTTCATGACCTACTCGGCGAGCGCCACCGACTTCAACTACTGCATGGGCCTGCTGACCATCGACGCGGACGCCGACCTGATGGACCCCGCCAACTGGTCGAAGTCCCCGACCCCGGTCTTCACCAGCAACGACACCACCCAGCAGTACGGGCCGGGCCACAACAGCTTCACCGTCGCCGAGGACGGCTGCACCGATGTCCTCGTCTACCACGCCCGCCAGTACAAGGACATCGTCGGCGACCCCTTGAACGACCCCAACCGCCACACCCGGATCCAGCGCCTCGGCTGGAAGCCCGACGGCACCCCCGACTTCGGCGTCCCCGTCGCCGACACCCCCGCCCCGAACGCTCCGAGCACCTCGAACACCCGGTAA
- a CDS encoding RICIN domain-containing protein produces MRRAYAMLLALCLALAGALVTAGPAQAAPQTVPNGTQFTDSGGNPLHAHGGGVIKVGSYYYWFGENRNTDNTFRYVSAYRSTDLKNWEFRNHVLTEATAPELATANIERPKVMYNAATGKFVMWMHKENGVDYSEARAAVAVSDTVDGNYTWQGSFRPLGTHMSRDITTFVDTDGTGYMISAARENYDLQIYRLTADYTGIAALVADPWHGGHREAPALFKRGGVYFMLTSGATGWNPNQQQYATATSIAGPWTAMANVGDSTTFGSQTAYVLPVQGTSTTSYLYLGDRWGNSFGGTVNDSRYVWLPLTFPTSTTMSMSWSPEITVDTATGTLTGTSATYNTLIARHSSKCADVTSQSQWAGAQIKQYTCNSGNNQKYWFKSVGSGYYQLTTRHSSLCLQENANTVTQETCNSSNTAQQFSLTTTGSYVNVKSRATGECLDVNGASTADGAALITYTCNGGTNQQWTRGS; encoded by the coding sequence ATGAGACGTGCGTACGCGATGCTCCTCGCGCTCTGTCTGGCGCTGGCCGGCGCCCTCGTCACCGCCGGTCCCGCCCAGGCGGCACCACAGACCGTCCCCAACGGCACCCAGTTCACCGACAGCGGCGGCAACCCCCTGCACGCCCACGGCGGCGGCGTCATCAAGGTCGGCTCGTACTACTACTGGTTCGGCGAGAACCGCAACACCGACAACACCTTCCGGTACGTCTCGGCCTACCGCTCCACGGACCTCAAGAACTGGGAGTTCCGCAACCACGTCCTGACCGAGGCCACCGCCCCCGAGCTGGCGACCGCCAACATCGAGCGGCCGAAGGTCATGTACAACGCGGCCACCGGCAAGTTCGTGATGTGGATGCACAAGGAGAACGGCGTCGACTACAGCGAGGCCCGCGCGGCCGTCGCCGTCTCCGACACCGTCGACGGGAACTACACCTGGCAGGGCAGCTTCCGGCCCCTCGGCACCCATATGTCCCGTGACATCACCACGTTCGTGGACACCGACGGCACCGGCTACATGATCTCGGCGGCCCGTGAGAACTACGACCTCCAGATCTACCGGCTCACCGCCGACTACACCGGTATCGCCGCCCTCGTCGCCGACCCCTGGCACGGCGGCCACCGCGAGGCCCCGGCCCTGTTCAAGCGGGGCGGCGTCTACTTCATGCTCACCTCGGGCGCCACCGGCTGGAACCCCAACCAGCAGCAGTACGCCACCGCCACCAGCATCGCGGGCCCCTGGACCGCCATGGCCAACGTCGGCGACTCCACCACCTTCGGCTCGCAGACCGCGTACGTGCTGCCCGTGCAGGGCACGTCCACGACCTCCTACCTCTACCTGGGCGACCGCTGGGGCAACTCCTTCGGCGGCACGGTCAACGACTCCCGCTACGTCTGGCTGCCGCTGACCTTCCCCACCTCCACCACGATGTCCATGTCCTGGTCCCCGGAGATCACCGTCGACACGGCCACCGGCACGCTCACCGGCACCAGCGCCACCTACAACACGCTGATCGCCCGCCACTCCTCCAAGTGCGCCGATGTCACGAGTCAGTCGCAGTGGGCGGGCGCCCAGATCAAGCAGTACACCTGCAACAGCGGCAACAACCAGAAGTACTGGTTCAAGTCCGTCGGCAGCGGCTACTACCAGCTGACCACCCGTCACAGCTCGCTGTGCCTCCAGGAGAACGCCAACACGGTCACCCAGGAGACCTGCAACTCCTCGAACACCGCCCAGCAGTTCTCGCTCACCACCACCGGCTCCTATGTGAACGTCAAGTCCCGCGCGACCGGCGAGTGCCTGGACGTCAACGGCGCGTCCACCGCCGACGGTGCCGCCCTCATCACGTACACGTGCAACGGCGGTACGAATCAGCAGTGGACGCGCGGCAGTTGA
- a CDS encoding rhamnogalacturonan lyase B N-terminal domain-containing protein, with product MSESTDRPPATPGLDRRRFVVGTAATAATVTGAALAGPLAGTARAAAFGWTDDGTHYVVDTGADLVFKVRKSNGDLSSLVHRGTEYQGYGGMNSHIESGLGSSTVTVRQSGSTILVSVTYGTLRHYYAARSGENNIYVWTNKADTSVSATRFILRVRAGLFLNDEPDSYTYAPTTVEASDVFAKSDGQTRSKHYSKLRVMDYNYVGWTTGSVGLYVVRSNHEKASGGPFYRSLLRHQSADGGGLYEILYYGQNQTEEQRFGLQGPYVIAFTDGGAPSSSLFPGTLTTSWADSLGLAGYVAAGGRGRVAGVGITGRNTAHAYTVGLANSAAQYWGPARASDGHYSISGVLPGTYTLTVFKGELAVYTTSVTVTAGGTTALNSIAIPSTNDPSNASAIWRINDWNGTPGGFKNADLMTYAHPSDVRAAAWTGNVVIGSGTETSAFPCYLWKDVNSGLLVYFRLTAAQAAAAHTLRIGVTTAYANGRPQVVVNDTWTSAIPSPPTQPNTRSLTNGSYRGNNHTFTYSVPASAWRTDTSQYNVLKINVVSGSGTTSYLSAGTAIDAIDLLA from the coding sequence ATGTCCGAATCCACCGACAGACCCCCGGCCACCCCCGGACTGGACCGCCGCCGCTTCGTCGTCGGCACCGCCGCCACCGCCGCCACGGTCACCGGGGCCGCGCTCGCCGGACCGCTGGCCGGCACCGCCCGTGCCGCGGCCTTCGGCTGGACCGACGACGGCACCCACTACGTCGTCGACACCGGCGCCGACCTCGTGTTCAAGGTCCGCAAGAGCAACGGCGACCTGTCCTCGCTCGTCCACCGGGGCACGGAGTACCAGGGCTACGGCGGTATGAACTCGCACATCGAGTCCGGTCTCGGCAGCTCCACGGTCACCGTCCGCCAGTCCGGCTCGACGATCCTCGTCTCCGTCACCTACGGCACGCTCAGGCACTACTACGCGGCCCGCAGCGGCGAGAACAACATCTACGTGTGGACCAACAAGGCCGACACCTCGGTCTCGGCGACCCGGTTCATCCTGCGTGTCAGGGCGGGCCTGTTCCTCAACGACGAGCCCGACTCGTACACCTACGCGCCCACCACCGTCGAGGCCTCGGACGTCTTCGCGAAGTCCGACGGCCAGACCCGCTCCAAGCACTACTCGAAACTGCGGGTGATGGACTACAACTACGTCGGCTGGACGACGGGCTCCGTGGGTCTGTATGTCGTCCGCTCCAACCACGAGAAGGCCTCCGGCGGCCCCTTCTACCGCTCGCTGCTGCGCCACCAGAGCGCGGACGGCGGCGGCCTGTACGAGATCCTGTACTACGGCCAGAACCAGACCGAGGAGCAGCGGTTCGGCCTCCAGGGGCCGTACGTCATCGCCTTCACGGACGGCGGGGCGCCCTCCTCGTCGCTGTTCCCGGGCACCCTGACCACGTCGTGGGCGGACTCGCTCGGCCTGGCCGGATACGTGGCCGCGGGTGGCCGGGGCCGGGTGGCGGGCGTCGGCATCACCGGCCGGAACACGGCGCACGCGTACACGGTCGGGCTCGCCAACTCCGCCGCCCAGTACTGGGGCCCGGCGCGGGCGTCGGACGGCCACTACTCCATCTCCGGGGTGCTGCCGGGCACGTACACGCTCACCGTCTTCAAGGGCGAGCTGGCGGTGTACACGACCTCGGTGACGGTCACGGCGGGCGGGACGACGGCGCTGAACTCGATCGCGATCCCGTCCACCAACGATCCGTCGAACGCGTCCGCGATCTGGCGGATCAACGACTGGAACGGCACCCCGGGCGGCTTCAAGAACGCCGACCTGATGACGTACGCGCATCCGTCGGACGTCCGGGCCGCCGCCTGGACCGGCAATGTGGTGATCGGCAGCGGGACCGAGACGTCGGCCTTCCCCTGCTACCTCTGGAAGGACGTGAACAGCGGTCTCCTCGTCTACTTCCGGCTGACCGCCGCGCAGGCCGCCGCCGCCCACACCCTGCGCATCGGGGTGACGACGGCCTACGCCAACGGCCGGCCCCAGGTCGTCGTCAACGACACCTGGACCTCGGCCATCCCCTCCCCGCCCACCCAGCCGAACACGCGCTCACTGACGAACGGGTCCTACCGGGGCAACAACCACACGTTCACCTACAGCGTCCCGGCGTCCGCCTGGCGGACGGACACGAGTCAGTACAACGTGCTGAAGATCAACGTGGTGAGCGGGTCGGGGACGACCTCCTACCTCAGTGCGGGCACGGCGATCGACGCGATCGATCTACTCGCCTGA
- a CDS encoding rhamnogalacturonan acetylesterase has protein sequence MRRFTIAVLTVATTLGTVLTAVPAEAHRGRPALGLENCADNACHFDVPAGTYDVTVRLGGETAASTGVTGETRRTLLAETATEAGRPAVRSFTVDVRTPEGEPTGADGTPGLDLVIGGAAPALADIRVTPAKRARQILLVGDSTVCDQPGDPYSGWGQQLPRYLRKGLSVANHADSGESTVSYLADSRLWGTVQPKIRRGDLVLIQLAHNDKQTDEATYRGNLETLVAGVRARGGKPVLVTPIVRRWFNADGTLNNGTALLVNGLGVDHPAVTRAVAAAQGVPLVDLTAKTKALVESLGTEGSKALYLYNEKRDNTHTSVRGATVYAGLVRDELVAQGLVSEGRTRVG, from the coding sequence ATGAGACGTTTCACCATCGCCGTGCTGACGGTGGCGACGACCCTGGGCACCGTCCTCACCGCCGTACCGGCCGAGGCACACCGGGGCCGCCCCGCGCTCGGACTGGAGAACTGCGCCGACAACGCCTGCCACTTCGACGTCCCGGCCGGCACGTACGACGTCACGGTCCGCCTCGGCGGCGAGACGGCGGCGAGCACGGGCGTCACCGGTGAGACGCGCCGCACGCTCCTCGCGGAGACGGCCACGGAGGCCGGGCGGCCCGCCGTCCGCAGCTTCACCGTCGATGTCCGCACCCCGGAGGGCGAGCCGACCGGCGCGGACGGCACGCCCGGCCTGGACCTCGTGATCGGCGGCGCGGCTCCCGCCCTCGCCGACATCCGGGTGACTCCCGCGAAGCGGGCCCGGCAGATCCTCCTCGTCGGCGACTCCACGGTCTGCGACCAGCCCGGCGACCCCTACTCCGGCTGGGGGCAGCAGCTCCCGCGGTACCTCCGCAAGGGGCTCTCGGTCGCCAACCACGCCGACTCCGGCGAGAGCACGGTGTCCTACCTCGCCGACTCCCGGCTGTGGGGCACGGTCCAGCCGAAGATCCGGCGCGGCGACCTGGTCCTGATCCAGCTCGCCCACAACGACAAGCAGACCGACGAGGCCACGTACCGGGGCAATCTGGAGACGCTGGTCGCGGGGGTGCGGGCGCGGGGCGGCAAGCCGGTGCTCGTCACTCCGATCGTGCGCCGCTGGTTCAACGCGGACGGCACCCTGAACAACGGCACCGCGCTGCTGGTCAACGGGCTCGGTGTCGACCACCCGGCGGTCACGCGCGCGGTCGCCGCGGCGCAGGGCGTGCCGCTGGTCGACCTCACCGCGAAGACGAAGGCGCTGGTGGAGTCGCTGGGAACGGAGGGCTCCAAGGCGCTGTACCTGTACAACGAGAAGCGGGACAACACGCACACGTCGGTGCGCGGGGCCACGGTCTACGCCGGTCTCGTCCGGGACGAACTCGTCGCCCAGGGGCTGGTGTCCGAGGGCCGTACCAGGGTGGGATGA
- a CDS encoding DUF2264 domain-containing protein: MPSHPSQASPPPEDRVLSPHTGYTRAHWEAAADALLAAVEPYATADGALYQLPGDRTSWSGRRSDGLEGYARTLLLAAFRRDEKSLARYADGLAAGVAGVWPRIEDRGQPLVEAASIAFALRVTRDLLWDRLDDTVQQRAAAWLGDALTAEPWPCNWELFPVTVGGFLEEIGHQPELARRVVEHRLDRIEQWYLGDGWYTDGDGRKFDYYNGWAMHLYPVLHAWLAKDDDLIARYGDRLSTHLADYARLFGGDGAPLHQGRSLTYRFATTVPLWLGALTGRTPLSPGETRRLASGALKYFLDRGAVDERGLLSLGWHGPNSAVLQGYSGPASPYWASKGFLGLLLPPDHEVWTATEEPGPVERADGLRPVGPPNWLLQSTSSDGLVRLHNHGSEDVRYDPFYTRLAYSTVTQPVPLAEPPASYDNSVIVGGDASRTDIEPLGVGEGWAASRHTAGDGGVRVTSLVVARGAAEVRAHLVAGADPGTPVRITGWAGAEGVRTELLAGHGLSGASTGTGPGLTGETADADATLFVALARLTADPDAPPLPELVSVEVRGAYEVDLTWAGGERAHFVFTASDGRPSASSWSVTPR; encoded by the coding sequence ATGCCCTCCCACCCCTCCCAGGCTTCCCCGCCTCCCGAGGACCGCGTCCTCAGCCCCCACACCGGCTACACCCGCGCCCACTGGGAGGCCGCCGCCGACGCGCTGCTGGCCGCCGTGGAGCCGTACGCCACGGCGGACGGCGCCCTCTACCAGCTCCCGGGCGACCGCACGAGCTGGTCGGGCCGGCGATCCGACGGCCTGGAGGGCTACGCGAGGACCCTGCTCCTCGCGGCCTTCCGCCGCGACGAGAAGTCGCTCGCCCGCTACGCCGACGGCCTCGCCGCGGGCGTCGCGGGCGTCTGGCCGCGTATCGAGGACCGCGGCCAGCCCCTCGTCGAGGCCGCGTCGATCGCCTTCGCGCTGCGCGTGACCCGGGACCTGCTCTGGGACCGCCTGGACGACACGGTCCAGCAGCGCGCGGCAGCCTGGCTCGGCGACGCGCTCACGGCCGAACCCTGGCCCTGCAACTGGGAGTTGTTCCCGGTCACGGTCGGCGGCTTCCTCGAAGAGATCGGCCACCAACCGGAGTTGGCGCGCCGGGTCGTCGAGCACCGCCTCGACCGCATCGAGCAGTGGTACCTCGGCGACGGCTGGTACACCGACGGCGACGGCCGCAAGTTCGACTACTACAACGGCTGGGCGATGCACCTCTACCCCGTGCTGCACGCCTGGCTCGCGAAGGACGACGACCTCATCGCCCGCTACGGCGACCGCCTCTCCACCCATCTCGCCGACTACGCCCGACTGTTCGGCGGCGACGGCGCCCCCCTGCACCAGGGCCGCTCCCTGACCTACCGCTTCGCGACCACCGTCCCGCTCTGGCTGGGCGCCCTCACCGGCCGTACGCCGCTGTCGCCGGGCGAGACACGGCGGCTGGCGTCCGGCGCGCTCAAGTACTTCCTCGACCGGGGCGCGGTGGACGAGCGGGGCCTGCTGTCGCTCGGCTGGCACGGACCGAACTCCGCCGTCCTGCAAGGCTATTCGGGCCCCGCCTCCCCGTACTGGGCCAGCAAGGGCTTCCTCGGCCTCCTGCTGCCCCCGGACCACGAGGTGTGGACGGCGACGGAGGAACCGGGCCCGGTAGAGCGGGCGGACGGGCTGCGCCCCGTCGGCCCGCCCAACTGGCTGCTGCAGTCCACGAGTTCGGACGGCCTGGTCCGCCTCCACAACCACGGCAGCGAGGACGTCCGCTACGACCCCTTCTACACCCGGCTCGCCTACTCGACGGTGACGCAGCCGGTGCCGCTCGCGGAGCCCCCGGCGTCGTACGACAACAGCGTGATCGTCGGCGGCGACGCGAGCCGTACGGACATCGAGCCGCTCGGGGTGGGGGAGGGCTGGGCCGCGTCCCGGCACACGGCCGGCGACGGTGGTGTGCGGGTCACGAGCCTGGTGGTGGCCCGGGGCGCGGCGGAGGTGCGGGCCCATCTGGTCGCGGGCGCGGACCCCGGTACGCCGGTGCGGATCACGGGGTGGGCGGGCGCGGAGGGCGTACGCACGGAGCTGCTCGCGGGGCACGGCCTGTCGGGCGCCTCCACCGGTACCGGTCCGGGCCTCACCGGTGAGACGGCCGACGCGGACGCGACCCTCTTCGTCGCCCTCGCCCGTCTCACCGCCGACCCCGACGCCCCGCCCCTCCCGGAGCTGGTCTCCGTGGAGGTGCGGGGAGCGTACGAGGTGGACCTCACCTGGGCCGGGGGCGAGCGGGCTCACTTCGTGTTCACGGCGTCAGACGGGCGACCTTCAGCGTCTTCGTGGTCGGTGACGCCCCGTTGA
- a CDS encoding TetR/AcrR family transcriptional regulator — protein MPRAGLTPDRITAAAAELADEVGFENVSLSALARRFGVKDASLYSHVRNLQDLRGRLALLAGGEMIDGIAAAVAGRAGQDALAAFAGAYREYALRHPGRYAATQIPVDRIPVTDSPALRRTTEITYGMLRAYGLDEPDLTDAVRLLRSTFHGFCALEAGGGFGAPRDVRRSWDKAVEALHLALTHWPRADGNGQSTTS, from the coding sequence ATGCCCCGTGCCGGCCTCACCCCCGACCGCATCACCGCAGCCGCCGCCGAACTCGCCGACGAGGTCGGCTTCGAGAACGTCTCGCTGTCCGCCCTGGCCCGCCGTTTCGGCGTCAAGGACGCGAGCCTGTACTCGCACGTCAGGAACCTCCAGGACCTGCGGGGACGGCTGGCGCTGCTCGCGGGCGGCGAGATGATCGACGGGATCGCGGCGGCCGTCGCCGGACGGGCCGGCCAGGACGCGCTGGCCGCGTTCGCCGGGGCCTACCGGGAGTACGCCCTGAGGCACCCCGGCCGGTACGCGGCCACACAGATCCCGGTCGACCGGATCCCGGTCACCGACTCCCCCGCGCTGCGCCGCACCACCGAGATCACCTACGGCATGCTCCGCGCGTACGGCCTCGACGAACCCGACCTCACCGACGCCGTACGCCTGCTGCGCAGCACGTTCCACGGTTTCTGCGCGCTGGAGGCGGGGGGCGGCTTCGGGGCTCCCCGGGACGTACGGAGGTCGTGGGACAAGGCCGTCGAGGCGCTGCATCTGGCGCTGACGCACTGGCCCCGGGCGGATGGGAACGGCCAGAGCACCACCTCTTGA
- a CDS encoding jacalin-like lectin: protein MRRLLGTLAAGALAVTGLATTGATPAAAATSGTFNVLTYNVAGLPELLSSGNPEVNTPLISPRLGAYDIVNVQEDFNYHAALYAGDNHPHRTATSGGVPFGDGLNTLSDYAFEDFQRVKWNDCTGTNCLTPKGFSLARVRLDEGVFVDLYNVHTNADSDDAALAARRANVTQLSEFIKANSAGNAVIVMGDTNTRYTRTGDNIRSLVSENGLTDPWVQLIKGGVAPALGADALLCPTTAPTNDCEVVDKVFYRDSNVVDLTANRYNNDWAKFLDSAGGNLSDHFPHAVDFSWKLNSGLRASDFFGGPHGTAYTDADNLPSTVSPRTLTLRGASRLDAVSLTHDGGTTLTHGGTGGTATSLTLASGEHLTSVKLTQGQKDGRTRIFSAAFGTDKGRTLASGTATSETKTFTAPSGWQIVGFTGRSGDEIDKLGVLYAPIG, encoded by the coding sequence ATGAGACGCCTGCTCGGCACCCTCGCCGCCGGCGCGCTGGCCGTCACCGGTCTCGCCACCACCGGCGCGACACCCGCGGCCGCCGCCACCAGCGGCACGTTCAATGTGCTGACGTACAACGTCGCCGGCCTCCCGGAGCTGCTCAGCTCCGGGAACCCGGAGGTGAACACCCCGCTGATCTCGCCGCGACTCGGGGCGTACGACATCGTGAACGTCCAGGAGGACTTCAACTACCACGCGGCGCTGTACGCGGGCGACAACCACCCCCACCGCACGGCCACCAGCGGCGGGGTGCCCTTCGGCGACGGCCTCAACACCCTCTCGGACTACGCGTTCGAGGACTTCCAGCGGGTGAAGTGGAACGACTGCACCGGCACCAACTGCCTGACCCCGAAGGGCTTCTCGCTGGCCCGGGTGCGCCTGGACGAGGGTGTCTTCGTCGACCTCTACAACGTGCACACCAACGCCGACTCCGACGACGCGGCCCTCGCCGCCCGCCGCGCCAACGTCACCCAGCTCTCCGAGTTCATCAAGGCGAACTCGGCGGGCAACGCGGTGATCGTCATGGGGGACACCAACACCCGGTACACGCGCACCGGCGACAACATCCGCTCGCTCGTGTCGGAGAACGGTCTCACCGACCCGTGGGTGCAGCTGATCAAGGGCGGCGTCGCCCCGGCCCTGGGCGCGGACGCGCTGCTCTGCCCGACGACCGCGCCGACCAACGACTGCGAGGTCGTCGACAAGGTCTTCTACCGGGACAGCAACGTGGTCGACCTGACCGCGAACCGCTACAACAACGACTGGGCGAAATTCCTCGACTCGGCGGGCGGCAACCTCTCCGACCACTTCCCGCACGCGGTCGACTTCTCCTGGAAGCTCAACTCGGGTCTGCGGGCCAGTGACTTCTTCGGCGGCCCGCACGGCACCGCGTACACCGACGCCGACAACCTGCCGTCGACGGTCTCGCCCCGCACCCTGACCCTGCGCGGCGCCTCCCGCCTCGACGCGGTCTCGCTCACGCACGACGGCGGTACGACGCTGACCCACGGCGGTACGGGCGGCACGGCCACCTCCCTCACCCTGGCCTCCGGCGAACACCTCACCTCGGTGAAGCTCACGCAGGGTCAGAAGGACGGCCGTACCCGGATCTTCTCCGCCGCGTTCGGCACGGACAAGGGCCGCACCCTCGCCTCCGGCACGGCGACCTCGGAGACGAAGACCTTCACCGCCCCGTCGGGCTGGCAGATCGTGGGCTTCACCGGCCGCTCGGGCGACGAGATCGACAAGCTGGGCGTGCTGTACGCGCCGATCGGCTGA
- a CDS encoding PHP domain-containing protein, which yields MGHGHAHGHHGHGHDHGPGHGHDHGPTGAALPAAFDASVPDEELNPEQRSRRSLLRRAGLLGAGLTAASVLGQGAATAPAYASSGGRRRDGFLWLAGDHHIHTQYSSDGKYRVVDQVRQGARHGMDWLVITDHGSATHAKIGVEKVNPDIKAARAAYEDTLVFQGLEWNIPGAEHGTVFVHPGGNEVAVLKQFETDYDGSVKNASDSTPANEALAVAGLAFLGDQVRRRRVKDALMLANHPARRGVDSPHEIRGWRDANGTGRQIAVGFEGAPGHQAAGLPAPLGMARARGIYDNNPSANSFPGYPLESYRTWGGFDWMTATVGGLWDSLLAEGKPWWITANSDSHQVYTDTAVRGGPDSDFTANGKHTDPVHGGKIDLTQGDYWPGQYSRTHVGADGFSYAAVMDGIRAGRIWVDHGGLLGGLDIRVSGGSRWATLGGALHVRKGTKVTLTVDVALAGGPNWAGFVPRLARVDVIRGEVTGTPADKDTFTAPTAKVVKSYEVNKSTGTVRLTYELGSVDRPLYVRLRGSDGNRSAVGPLGAAVDPAGPAIDVVGDADPWRDLWFYSNPVWVLPS from the coding sequence ATGGGGCACGGGCACGCGCACGGTCATCACGGTCACGGTCACGACCACGGGCCTGGTCACGGGCATGACCACGGGCCCACGGGGGCGGCACTCCCCGCGGCGTTCGACGCCTCCGTGCCCGACGAGGAGCTGAACCCCGAGCAGCGCTCGCGCCGTTCCCTGCTGCGCCGCGCCGGACTGCTGGGCGCGGGCCTGACCGCCGCGAGCGTCCTGGGCCAGGGGGCGGCGACCGCCCCGGCGTACGCGTCCTCCGGCGGGCGGCGCCGCGACGGTTTCCTGTGGCTGGCCGGTGACCACCACATCCACACCCAGTACAGCAGTGACGGCAAGTACCGGGTCGTCGACCAGGTCCGGCAGGGCGCCAGGCACGGTATGGACTGGCTGGTCATCACCGACCACGGCAGCGCGACGCACGCGAAGATCGGCGTGGAGAAGGTCAACCCGGACATCAAGGCGGCCCGTGCCGCGTACGAGGACACGCTCGTCTTCCAGGGCCTGGAGTGGAACATCCCGGGCGCCGAGCACGGCACGGTCTTCGTGCACCCGGGCGGCAACGAGGTCGCCGTCCTCAAGCAGTTCGAGACCGACTACGACGGCAGCGTGAAGAACGCCTCCGACTCCACGCCCGCCAACGAGGCCCTCGCGGTCGCGGGCCTCGCCTTCCTCGGCGACCAGGTCCGCCGCCGCAGGGTCAAGGACGCCCTGATGCTCGCCAACCACCCGGCGCGGCGCGGTGTCGACTCCCCGCACGAGATCCGCGGCTGGCGCGACGCCAACGGCACCGGCCGCCAGATCGCCGTCGGCTTCGAGGGCGCCCCCGGCCACCAGGCCGCCGGCCTCCCCGCGCCGCTCGGCATGGCCCGCGCCCGGGGCATCTACGACAACAACCCGAGCGCCAACTCCTTTCCCGGCTACCCCTTGGAGAGCTACCGCACCTGGGGCGGCTTCGACTGGATGACCGCCACCGTCGGCGGCCTGTGGGACAGCCTCCTCGCCGAGGGCAAGCCCTGGTGGATCACCGCCAACTCCGACTCCCACCAGGTGTACACGGACACCGCCGTACGCGGCGGCCCGGACAGCGACTTCACCGCCAACGGCAAACACACCGACCCCGTCCACGGCGGAAAGATCGACCTCACCCAGGGCGACTACTGGCCCGGCCAGTACAGCCGTACCCATGTCGGCGCCGACGGCTTCTCCTACGCCGCCGTCATGGACGGCATCCGCGCCGGCCGGATCTGGGTCGACCACGGCGGGCTCCTCGGCGGCCTCGACATCCGGGTCTCCGGCGGCAGCCGCTGGGCCACCCTGGGCGGCGCCCTGCACGTCAGGAAGGGCACCAAGGTCACCCTGACCGTCGACGTGGCCCTGGCCGGCGGCCCCAACTGGGCGGGATTCGTCCCCCGGTTGGCCCGTGTGGACGTCATCCGGGGCGAGGTGACCGGCACGCCCGCAGACAAGGACACCTTCACCGCGCCCACCGCCAAGGTCGTCAAGTCGTACGAGGTGAACAAGTCCACCGGCACGGTCCGCCTCACCTACGAACTCGGCAGCGTCGACCGCCCGCTCTACGTCCGGCTGCGCGGCAGTGACGGCAACCGCTCGGCCGTCGGCCCGCTGGGCGCGGCCGTCGACCCGGCCGGTCCCGCCATCGACGTCGTCGGTGACGCCGACCCGTGGCGCGACCTGTGGTTCTACTCCAACCCGGTCTGGGTCCTGCCCTCGTGA